GCAATAACTAGCCAACTGTTTCAGTTCAATAATTGTGCTGCAAAATAGACATGACTAACGTTACGCATTTATACTAAGAAGCTCACACTGTACAGGTAAAACACATTTGATCAATCAATGTTAGCATTGGCAAAATGGCCTGTTGTGTTGAACTGCTGTCTTTGTCATCCTGCTAGCgtgctaagttagctagctagttgtatTATAACGTTGCTTACTTAACGTTAACTGGCCATTTAACGAGTATTTGAAGCTCACGTTAGTTGCTAGCGTTCATCCTTTTTGTGGATTTGGGCTAGCTAGATAAGGGAGAGATCATGAACGTTTGGTTGATTGTAGCGAGAGTTTGGTTGGTGGTTGTCTAGCCTGAAGTTAACTGACAACTTGTTGCTGGTTTTAGTCGATCACTTCCATCATTATTCTCTGCTATCCATCATTTCTCATGTACCTATCTATCTAGCAGTATCACGCTATCCATCTAACTATCCACCTACTAACTACTTACGTTTGCTTATATTACATTTATGGGACAATTATTTTTCAGGAAATGGAAAGGTTGGATTTCTCAGAAGATGAAATACAACACCAATTGGAGGCACTTGGTTACAACAACATACCAAGACACAGACTACATGAATTCAAAAGAGGTGGGTTGATAGAATTAGAAAATATAGGCCTTCATTTTAATGACCAAATGCTGACTAAATCTGAAATCACTGTGATGTTTTGTGACGTTCACGCTGCAAGTTAGCTGTCAGATTGGTGGAGAagcaactttgtgtgtgtgtgtacgtgtatatAGACCTAGATGAACTGATCCGACATGAAAAATCTAAGAGCCACTCATCCAGTGAATTGAACTCTACAAGATCTCAAAGCACCATCTTCAAAAGTCCTCCTGCAGTCACCAAGGTTAAAGGTGAGATCACTGTACGTGTTCTCATGTCCACTACATAATCAAATATAACTGGgcctggtttcccaaaagcatcttaaggctaagttcatcttAGAGCCATGGGATCCTATGGTTCCTATGGGTTTTAACAATGAACTTAGCCTTTCTGTTGGTTGCACCTTTTGATGAGCGGTGTGGTTCTGCTTGAGTCTCTTAATTGTAATTTCCTTGTTTTTCCCCCCTAACAGTACATCATGATAACACCGCAGCCTTCAGAAATGTGTTTGCGCAGGCTGGTCCATCACACCATGAAAGACGGGTATATATTCACACATTCTTTTCCCAGATCATTCGTCCCCCTTCATCCAGCAGATAAGCTAGCTGTATTGCATTTatatgtaaataataataataataataatactagaaTGGCATGTTACTTTGTTCTGTGCTCCACCCAGGTGCTAACCTCCACATACAGCAGAGACAACAGTAACTATGATGCCAGACAGGAGTATGACTCCTACACTCAGCACTCTGTTGCCCCCAAGTACCAGCGCCCCTCAACAGCCCCTAATAGGCTGGTAGTGGATCCAGACCTAACTGACCTCCAGCAGTCATCGTTCGCTGCCAGTCAGTCGTCCACACCAGACCGAGACACAGGAGCGCATGGGAGACCCTTTATTAAGAGGAAAGTCCTTAGGTACGGTAAGTTTACATCAGGCGGCTTTGTTAAGACTATAATGGTCACATGTATGGCTTTGTAAAGACTATAATGGTCACATGTATGGCTTTGTAAAGACTATAATGGTCACATGTATGGCTTTGTTAAGACTGTAATGGTCACATGTATGGCTTTGTAAAGACTATAATGGTCACATGTATGGCTTTGTTAAGACTATAATGGTCACATGTATGGCTTTGTAAAGACTAATGATCACGTGTGTTCCTTTGTAAAGACTATAATGATCACGTGTGCTATTGAGGATACTTGAGTCAACCTCACTCTGTTTCTTCCTAAAGGAAACATCAAGGCCAAGTTCACGTCTGCGATGAATCAACACATAGTGAAGATTCAGGTAATTCAATAATGTTATGCATGATATTATTTATGAAAAAAGTCTTAGGAGTACTATATTTAAAAtataaggcctgagggggtgtggtatgttggccattataaactgggccgtttgggtcctggatgctgattggctgacagccgtgttatatcagaccgtataccacgggtatgacaaaacaattACTTTTACTGCTcgaattatgttggtaaccattTTATAGTAGCAGTAAGGCATCTCGGGGGtttgatatatggccaatataccatgtgTACATGCTGTGTCCAGGCATGCCACGTTgcattgtgcctaagaacagcccttagcagtggtatattggccatgtaccacacctccccgggccttattgcttaaatataccacgggtatgacacaaCTACTTGTTTACTGTTATATTTCTGTTGGAAACCGGTTTGTGTCGTGTCTCAAAACAACCCTTaggtgtggtatattggccacaactctttattgcttaaatataccacggctaaaggctgttcttaggcatgacgtggagtgcctggatacagcccttagccatggtgtattggccatacaccacaaaCCCACAAGGTatattattgctattataaactggttaccaacataaataGAACAGTAGACAAGTATAGTGTCTGATATACACATGGCTGAAAtgctgtttcagccaatcagcacccAGGATCCGAACCACAGGGTATATAATTGTATTTAGTTTTCAGATGCCTGTTGTTGGAGCCAGTTTCTATTTCTTTGGTTATGCAAATATTTGTTTATTAGGTCATATTGTTCCATTTAAAATAACTTCATTTAATTTCTATATAAGGTGTGTATATATTAATTTGGTTATGTGGTCTTATGATTTGAATGAGAATAGGTCAATTATGCCAGAATTCAAGTATGGACAGGCTCGCCCAGATAGGTTCATTTGGTATTTAGAGACAAGAAGTAGGGCCTGCTAGTTATGGCAAATGTTTGGGTTACTGGGACCCACATACGTCTTACCTTGATATTTTAATTTAAATGGAATATTGGAACCTTTGTTTACCTTGCACTTATCATTTTGGATTCTACATATATTAAACATTTAAAGTTTAAAGCCATTGGATTCTTGACTTTCTATGGGATTTTGGATTTGTGGCTCAAATCTTGCAACTGGTTTTCCCATGGCTATTCGAAAGCCACTGCATTTAAAGTAAAAAGTTCCACACGTTATGGATTTATCAAGACTCTTGGAGCAAAGCAGCACTGTTGACAAAAGAGACCGTGAGTACAATATTGGTTTAACGTGCAAGCTAAGCCTGTCTTTTATGATTGTTGGTTTGGAAATGTTTGACGTGTCTGTTTTGGGAACAAATGTCACAAGATTTTCAACTGTGAATATGTTCGTTAAGCGCTATTGGAAATGTACTGTTGATATTGACAAACAAAGCCTAGTGCTAGACTACACATGGACTTTTTTGACAAGCATCACACAGCATTGTGGAGTTGCAGTTCCTCTGGCGACCAGCCTCTAACAGGTGGCAATGTAGAGCAACTTTGAGACCACAAGGTGTAATCCTTTTAGCACTACTCTTTAGCCATCTGCCTCTGCAGATCACCACACACTCCCCACAGCAGCAGCATAAGGAGGCTTCTTACCCTTCGCTACCATGTATAAAATGTACGACAGTCAGTGGGACGAAGAGAGTGAGGACGGGAATAGCTCCCTAAACTCCGCTTTCTGGTCTGACGGAGAGGAGAAGGTTGAGCAATACAACCAGGAAGATACAGAGCACAACAGCACCACTGAACACACACAAGAGGAGCCACCTGTCGCGGGGGATCCAAAGGAAACAGAACAGGAGGAGCGTAGAGGAGAAAGGGCTAAGCCGGGCGAAAAGGGAAAAGATTGATGAGGAGGGTTACAGCACTCGTACTGGGAGCCCGGTGCTGAGCTTACTGACATCTGGTTATGGCACCTACAGGCCAGACTCTTCAGCTAAGGATGACCCGGAGGGAGAAGACTATAGAGACGACTGTACCATAGCTGAGTTTGACAGAGAAAACCAGGGCCTTCCTGAGATGCGATATGACAATGAGGATGACCAGTCGCTAGCCAATTGTGATGGTGACAGTAAGGAGGCTAAATGACTAAAAATGACAAGGCAGTATTAGATGGGATATGTCCCGAAGAAAGTTCTCTCATTGAGTGCAAAGACAATGAGAGGCCCACTGGAGAAGGATATAGTGAGGAAAGGAGCGGAGGATGAGCAGGAGTGGGAGGATTTGGAGTCGCCGACGAGCAATAAAGATTTTAAGTTAATTGATTCCAAGTCTACTAAGACTTATGAAGAGTGGGAGGATAACAGAAGACACAAAAGGGGTAAACCGCATATCCGGTCTATTGTTCCTAATATAGTATGAAAATTCAATTTCCATAGGTAACATCCTCTTAGTTCAAGTATGTGCCAAATGGACTGACACCCTGTACATGAGAACAAAGTGAAAGACCTTGCCTGAAATTTTATttgcagtggttctcaacctttttcggttactgtaccaccaactgaattttgcccctgaagtacccccttgtgcattttaccagtaagcctatggtctcatgagtcctttccccctgtggataggccaagtaccacTAGGGGGACAAGTTCCccggttgggaaccactgatccaGTGCATAGTACTATAATCCCTCTTGCAGCACTTGTATAACTAAAATGTGAGATGTACTGGGCCTGTCCGGCTTAGTGATCATACAACACCTGCCTAGAGCTTACTAGCATTGCTTATGGCCTTACACAGTGGTAACTAAAGCTAATGTGTTAATTGTTTCCCTTTCAGGTGCAGTGAGTGGGCTGGGGGAGCGTCTGGGAGGGATTCATGTGTCCATGTCCACCCACCAGGAGTCGGAGCTGGAGAGTGAGGATGCAGGCAGTCTGAGTGACAGGTCTGAATCAGACTGTCTCCCAAGTGCCTTCAAAGCTTACATCAGAGGCATGGTGGGTACTCTTGCCTTTTTGAGAGCTAACTTCGGTTTTGTTTATTAATCTCAGAAGATTAAACTTGGGtaaatttgagtcatttagcagatgctcttatccagagcgacttaagttagtgcattcatcttaagatagctaggtgggacaaccacatatcacagtcatagtaagtacatttttcctcaaagtAGCTATCAGAAAAGTCTGAGCTAGTAAGAGGGGAGATAGTGTTAGTTCATGAGgggggtgctgtgggattatttaggatactctttgaagaggtagggtgtGATGTTTTTGGAATAAATATAATTTATCCTCACGTCCAGGATCTTTTTTGAGAATTTTTGCAAAGGGTATACATGTATGTTTGTTGAAAACAAATGTAGTTTAAATCTCTTACAGGCCAGATCTCAGAGCGAGAGTGACATCAGACCCCGGCCCAAGTCGTGTAAGTACCCACACTGCTGTTACACGTCATCGTGCTCACTGTCCTGTTGCAATGTGCCCCAGTTAAACGTAGTCACTCATGTCTGCTCTTGCAGTTATCCGCCCAGTGATGGATCACCCTCACACCAGAAGCCTGAAGAAGACAGACCCAGTGGCAAAGTAAGAGGATAATTACCGAAATGTCTAAATAATCAGTATACATCTTTTGAAAGATTACTGCTGTGGATCTGTGCTACATTTTCATATTGTTCCCTATCTTCCAAAGGTATTTCCAGTACAAGcaggactgggaaatgttcaagGCGCCAGGAGAGAAGGATAGGAAAGCACTGCACTGGGAAATCAGGGTATGCATGAACACCTTCTCCATAACAAACTCTTGGCTTACATACTTTATTTGAAGACCACTTTTTGCATGTAGTGGACAAATGCTGAATTGTAATGATGCATGACCATAATGTCTGAATGAATCACTCTTTGTATTTTCAGGAACAGCTTGCGTACCAACCTCTACCAGTGAGTATGCTTCATTTATAATCTTGTAACCATCCTGTCATTCATTATTTCAGGTCAGAAAATTCCTTAAATGgacccacccccccaaaaaaaatgtaattcgtCCATGCCATGTTTGACACAGTCCCGCATAAATTATGCATGTCAACGTTCAATATTTCAAGAAATTGCTTTTAGTATCCTGATGCCCAGTGTGTGTTAAGACACATTTCTGTGGACTGTAAGGCAAATGGACCAAGTATTTTTGATTCCTCTTTCCCCTAATATAGAGAAGACGGGACTGATGTGTTTCTGATTCAATGTTGTTCTGAGGGCATAACCACATTTTACCTTTATTCAAGTAATCCAAGTTGATAGAGAATGTGTAATTGCAACCCATGTTACGCTCTCTGCCACTTGGGGGCAATGCACCAGGCATGCCTTTTCACCATTAATCGCTGTAAGCCCAACCCACTGTTCTATAAAAACGAGAGTCAGAAAACAAAATCAGCATCAGGTGTTGAATCTGGGACCTGTTATTTTATACCCGCTAGCCAACCTGCCTCCTCTTATTTGACTCAAACCTGTCACTGGGTCCACACCCACTAATCATTAACCAATCACATTCCTAAATGGCTGATTAGACATGGTTGGACAGGTGAACGCAAGGACTCCACCTTTCTAGTCATGAGAAATTAgtgattacttcaaggaaggGTCCACTTTTAAAGAATTTGAACAGGAAAAAGTAAAACCACTGAGCTGTGCTACTCCCTGGAAACCACAGACATGGGTTATACATGGCCTaatgaaaaatatataaacaatGTTTTTGTATGTGGGGGGGGTGAATACCTTGCAATGACTGAAAACATTGACAACTTGTATGGTTTCCCCCAGCCGAAGCCTCGAAGAGTATTTGTGCCAAACACCTACGTGGTGCCTACAGAGAAGAAACGCTCCGCCCTGAGATGGGAAATACGACATGACTTGGCCAATGGACTCCTACCGCCAAACAACTATCGACTCTAGGCCTTATGTACTTGACGCCTTAAATAGGCTCTCTTTTAATCACCAGTTTGCATATATTTTATCATTGACATTCATTTAATTCACAAGTTTTTATTGAACATATTAAAAGGCATGACAAACATTTGTATCATTGAATATGTTACACGACGGTGTGCCTTCAAGGCAGGTCAGTGTAGGGgagtttgaaggggtacagcggTGTGAAGCGTTCGTCGTGCCAAAGCAGCTTGTTTTCCAGAAACTTCACTGCTTCCAGGGTGAGGACCAGGACCTCGTGTTTTAGCATGCTATGAACGTTCAGGCCTGTAGAAGAAAAGTCATCAGGAAACATTTTAACTTTACATTCATTTGCCCTCACCTGTGTAGTAACAGTAAATACAGTTTGCATGGTACTATGTAACAATGTTGCTCATaggtacaaaacattaagaacactttaaTAGAGTTGCGCGTGCTGCGCCCCTCCCCCCGATTTTCTAAATCAGTGTCAACTTACCTATGGCTGGAATGACATTCACAGTCTTCAAACTCTCAGTGGCCTGAAGGATGTTCTCAGGAAGCTCTTCGCCCCTGTAAAATTTCAAAGACTCAATCTTCAGCTAGGATGTCCACAGAACtgagttttttttttgttcactGTTGATACTTACGCATCCACTATCAAAACAGACTCCCCCCAGTGTCGGTATCTGATGAGGTCCATGAGGTACTGTGGGTCAGGTGTGGGGATGTTTAGAGTGTCAACCACATGGAGATAATCCTGAAAAACACCCAACATCAATACAGTAGGAATGTAGATGGCATAATTGAAAAGCATTCATTACAAGAGAGGACGTTTTTAAGATGCGAATGTACTTGTGAAAAGTGTTTTCACAAATATAATGGTACATACCTGGGCCAGTTTGGAGCTGAGGGCAATTTTTAGTCCTTGAACACGTACTTTCATGGGCAACATGTAGTAAAAACTGGTTGGTCCTCTGGGTCCATGAGAAACACCACCTGCAAAACAGAAATGATGTAATTCTAATTGTTTTAAATCTCTTCAATGACTTTGGCTCTTAGCTGGGACTGTTCCTTCTTTTGGGCTGACTGATATTTAATTGACAGATTTGTCTATGTTCATTCTTGGAACTGGCATCTAAAAATGTAATGTTTGTTTTGTCACTGTGCGTTGAACTGCTGTCCTCCACTTATCACAATACTACTGACTTGGCCCATACAGACTGagaccctcacctcctctccataTAGGCGACCTGATGCTTCCATGTCGTGCTTTGCCACTTCCCTTCTGTCTCCAGGGTTTCCTTCCTCCACCGCTCACCTCCGATCTGACCTTAGTGTGGGCATGGCTCTACGGGAGATTTTCAGTTATTATAGTAGGAGCAGATGCATTTAGTCAAATCTAGCTCAAAAGTACAGAGTAGAGGTTgacgattaatcggaatggccaattaattaaggccgatttcaacctttcataacaattggaaatctgtatttttgggtgccgatttgcCGAAAAATAAAAAGATGTTCCCTTccatatacctttatttaactaggcaagtcagttaagaacacattcttattttcaatgacggcctaggaacggtgggttaactgccttgttcaggggcagaacaacagattttcacctcgtCCGCTCGGAgtatccaatcttgcaaccttagttaactagtccaacgcaataatgacctgcctctcacctgttacgcgaatgcagttagccaaggtaagttgctagctagcattaaacatatcttaaaaaacaatcaatcataatcactagttaactacacatggttgatgatattactagatattatctagcgtgtcctgcgttgcctataatctgactgagcatacaagtatctgactgagcggtggtaggcagaagcaggcacgtaaacattcattcaaacaacactttcgtgcgttttgccagcagttcttcgttgtgcatcaagcattgcgctgtttatgacttcaagcctatcaactcccgagatgaggcgtaaccgaagtgaaatggctagctagttagcgcgcgctaatagtgtttcaaacgtcactcgctctgagccttctagtagttgttccccttgctctgcatgggtaacactgcttcgatggtggcGGTTTACGTTGTGTTGCTGCacaggaggagagggacggaagctatactgttacactggcaatactaaagtacctataagagcatcaatagtcaaaggttaatgaaatacaaatggtatagagggaaatagtcctataattcctataatagctacaacctaaaacttcttaccttggaatattgaagactcatgttaaaaggaaccaccagctttcatatgttctgagcaaggaactgaaactttagttttcttacatggcacatattgcacttttactgcaacactttgtttttgcattatttaaaccaaattgaacatgtttcattatttacttgaggctaaattgattttattggtgtattatattaagttaaaataactgttcattcagtattgttgtaattgtcattacaaataaataaatcggcatcggcttttttggtcctccaataaataggtatcggcgttgaaaaatcataatcggtcgacctctcgTACAGAGCTTTGGGTATAAACCTACAGAAATATGCCTGTACTTCTCATCACCTCATTtttataatatggtcataacagcAGTCTGAGAAAGTTCATTATTGGTTTGCTACTTACAATTCTCTTGAAATTTCTCTGCCAGAGTTCAACTTCGTGGAGTATGTCAATCCTGGTGGGAACAAAATAATTTGTGTCACTGTTCCCACCAAACGATAAAGCACTGAatatgtaagtctctctggataagagcctctgctgaATTACTTAAATGTAAATACAATGGCTAGACATTGACAGTTTTACCTGGTAGGGACTGCAAAGACATCGGGATGGAGGTCAACCAAACCCAAAAGTTTACTGTCCCGCCTCTCCAACGTCTCCACCCATGTCTGTACTGGGCTCAGGTGTACAGGGACGGCAGCATCACACCTCCTCAACACAGGAAGACTGGAGTCTGATGGAGGAGGGGGCCTCTCTGGAAAGCGATCATAAAACATCAATAGCTTTCTTACATCTGACCTAGTTGGAAATTAATGCTCTGAAATGACAGACCAACATTGCATTCAAGAATGGGGGAATAAATCTTTGTCTGGAGTCTGTGCAGGGTCTTGCAGTCTACATGCATCTGTATAGAACTAGCTAAACTTGATTCTTCAAATTCGCACCATCAGTTCAATGATCCATAGTGCATGATAGAAGGCAGTGAATGAAAAAGCAGACCTTACTTGCTCTTGCATGGTCCACGAGATTGGAAGGGATGCGTAAATTTGAGGGTAGAGCGTTCTCACCAGAGAAAGATGAAGAGAACTAAAAAAAGGGACATCTGACAATGAGCTTTTATATGTGCCAGCGGTAATTTCAGCCACTACATCTTTATATATCCTCAATAAAGTGacagctagctaagttagcattagcctagttTAACGCTCACCATTTTAGAAATGCCTCTACCACACACTGCAACTGATATACGAAACATTTCTGTAAACCTAATTAAGACAACCAAATACGTGCGACTTCTTGAAAACAGTCTTTGAAGAGATCATATTCTGAAACAAACATGCATTTTCTAGATATTTCCAAATAAGAAAGGTCATTCGGCAATGCTGGTGTGTTGTCGCATACTGATGACGTTTATGTTGCGTAAACGCAAGCGTAATAAGACTGCCACCTAGCCGTGCGGAGGTAAACATCTCTAATAGGTGAAGCCATACTATAATTGTTTTttcaaatataaatatttatacaaAAATAGCAgttgagtaaaaaaataaataataataattctcagCTTGAAATTTTGAATTTTGCCAAACATTATTTCAATGTTAAAAAGTAAGGGAAATAATAAACGAAGCCTAGGCTAATGCATTTTGAAGTTGTTTTGAATTAATTATTTTGTTGAATTCATGTAAAGAAAGATAAAACAAGGATTTTATAAAAGTTTCTAAATCCCATTTTATTACAATGTAGCAAGTGTAGAGTAAAAATACCATTCAAATAGCTTATCAGCAGAACATAAACctttcatacattttttaaatcactTGACAAAAGAAAGCTTTACACATTCGTTCTCAACATGTTCATAACAAATGCCAAACaatttacattaaaaaaagtaCAAATATGTGAAAATAATCTGATGCTTGTTTTATACGTAACAGACGTTTTCTGCATTATGTTTCAACAGAAGATTGTGATTCAAACAAGCCTAAAATGACATTTAGTCAGTTATCTGAATGCTATATAAGCTTTGAAAGCCAGAATGTTGACCCTTTTAAGTTCTCATCTTCTGGAACTTCAAGGTCCACATTTGATGCACTGAAATCGAGACTTCTGAGTGTTTGAGATCGACGGTTTGACTCTTCCTTGTGCCGATTTTTCAGGCTCCCAGTTCCGTCTGGTACATCCCCTTTGACATGTTTGGGAAATGCAGTGACAAAATATCCTTCTTGATCTTCAGACATTTTGGGGTTTGAACCATGAGTACAATTTGGCATAGACATTACAATTTCAGACTGTTTTGGACTTCTCCTTTTTGTTCTGCCAGTTTCACCAGCTGAGGCTTTTCTATGATGTTTATTGCCCTTGAGGTCAGTTCTGCTCAAATTTAAATCTGTCTGTGAAACCTCTACTCCATACCCTGGCTGTGGGAGTTTAGGGACTGAGGCGTTAATACTGGCAAGGCTTGAGTCTACATCAAGGTCTGGTATTCTTGTATGACTACCCAATTTAGTCTTAGATTTGGGAATTTTTAATTTCCCTGTGGGATCGTTAAGGTCTGAACCTCGCAGCTCCAAACCAGATGCTTCGTACTCAACTTTTGGCAAGTCTATATCTGCAATGGGATAACTGACCCTTCCTTTGACCTTCCTAGACTTCCTATCAGTGTGTGGCAGTGTCTCTTCGGTATCTATGTCCATTGCTTGCAATTTTAAATGTGCTACACCTGGGATATCAGATCTGCGTTTACTATGAGATGACACTTTGTATTCTGGGCCTCTGATATCAGCTTTGGGTAAGCTCAGGCTGACATCTGGGTGACTAACTTTCAAGTCTGGTGCTTTTAGATCCACTTTAGCCTTTGGAGGAGAAATGTCATGTGTTTTCATAAAGTCCATATCTGTACCTGCCCTTAGGTTGGGACTTCCAAACTGAGGCAATTTAAAGGATTGCAGTTCGAATTTTCGAGATTGTATAGCAATGTCACTGTCTGGCAAATTGAGATCAGCTTGGGGGCCGTTGAGATTTCCAGAGGGAACATTTATGTCTAAATCTGGACTACCGATCCCCGTGTTTACTTGCGGGGCTGACAAGCTCAGGTCCGGTCCATCAATGTCTCCATCTATTCCAGCATCTGGACCATTCAGACCAGAAAGGCTGAATTTAGGCA
This genomic stretch from Oncorhynchus clarkii lewisi isolate Uvic-CL-2024 chromosome 13, UVic_Ocla_1.0, whole genome shotgun sequence harbors:
- the LOC139424591 gene encoding centriolar and ciliogenesis-associated protein HYLS1-like → MERLDFSEDEIQHQLEALGYNNIPRHRLHEFKRDLDELIRHEKSKSHSSSELNSTRSQSTIFKSPPAVTKVKVHHDNTAAFRNVFAQAGPSHHERRVLTSTYSRDNSNYDARQEYDSYTQHSVAPKYQRPSTAPNRLVVDPDLTDLQQSSFAASQSSTPDRDTGAHGRPFIKRKVLRKHQGQVHVCDESTHSEDSGAVSGLGERLGGIHVSMSTHQESELESEDAGSLSDRSESDCLPSAFKAYIRGMARSQSESDIRPRPKSFIRPVMDHPHTRSLKKTDPVAKYFQYKQDWEMFKAPGEKDRKALHWEIREQLAYQPLPPKPRRVFVPNTYVVPTEKKRSALRWEIRHDLANGLLPPNNYRL
- the LOC139424592 gene encoding large ribosomal subunit protein uL4m-like, with the protein product MFRISVAVCGRGISKMFSSSFSGENALPSNLRIPSNLVDHARAKRPPPPSDSSLPVLRRCDAAVPVHLSPVQTWVETLERRDSKLLGLVDLHPDVFAVPTRIDILHEVELWQRNFKRISHAHTKVRSEVSGGGRKPWRQKGSGKARHGSIRSPIWRGGGVSHGPRGPTSFYYMLPMKVRVQGLKIALSSKLAQDYLHVVDTLNIPTPDPQYLMDLIRYRHWGESVLIVDAGEELPENILQATESLKTVNVIPAIGLNVHSMLKHEVLVLTLEAVKFLENKLLWHDERFTPLYPFKLPYTDLP